The Leadbetterella byssophila DSM 17132 DNA window TAGCTCCCATAAAGAACTGAAGGTTTTGGTGGACATTACGGTCTGTGAGCAATTGGAAGTCTTGGAAGATAATACCAATTTTCCTACGAAGATAAGGAACCTCTTTATGCCTCATCTTTTCAAGCTGAAAACCCGCTACGGTACCTGTGCCTTTTTCCAGCCACAAGTCAGCGTAGAGGGTTTTCAGTAGGGAGCTTTTACCGCTTCCTGTTTTGCCGATTAGGTAAACAAATTCTCCTTCTTCAATACTAAAATTAACATCAGATAAGACTAGTTTGTCTTTCTGATAGATGTCTGCATTTTGAAGTGTGATTACCGAGTTCGCCATATTTTATTTATTTCCTTTCGCATAGTCTGCTAAGAATTTAGCTAGACCAATGTCTGTCAAAGGATGGTTTAATAACGCTAAAATAGCTGATAGAGGACCTGTCATAACGTCCGCACCAATTTTAGCACAGTTTAATATGTGCATTGGGGTACGAACAGATGCCGCTAAAATCTCCGTTGCAAATCCATAATTGTCATAGATAGTACGGATATCTTCGATAAGGATTAAGCCCTCAGTGCTGATATCATCTAAACGACCAATGAAAGGAGATACGTATGTAGCACCTGCTTTAGCAGCTAATAAGGCTTGTCCGGCAGAAAATACTAAAGTACAGTTGGTCTTGATTCCTCTTTCCGAGAAATATTTGATGGCTTTTACTCCATCTTTAGTCATAGGAATCTTCACTACGATTTGCTCATGTAGTTTAACCAATTCCTGACCTTCACGGATCATGCCTTCGTAATCAGTGGAGATTACCTCTGCACTTACATCACCACTTACTATGTTACAAATCTCCTTGTAGTGATTTTTGATATTTTCCTCTCCTGTAATGCCTTCTTTAGCCATTAAGGAGGGGTTGGTGGTTACACCGTCTAAGATGCCTAGATCTTGTGCTTCTTTGATTTCTGAAAGACTGGCTGTATCTATGAAGAATTTCATGGGTAGAATGAATAAGGTCAAAAAAAAATGGCAAATTCACCGCTACGACCGCCTACCCTTGCTACCTTCCGGTCCTGGGGGATTCAGCAGGAGCTGGTAATTTGCCGGGACAAAATTACGAAATTCTTTCTTTCCTACAAGGATGTCCTGCAAATTTCCTCGCGTCTTTTTGTAATTGATTGGTGTTTAATGGTATGAGTTAGTAAATTTTATTTGTGCTATAATTTTTATCAAGCTCGTATGGGAAGTGTTGGATGTTTTTGACCTACTTTTTGTTTTATCTTTGGTTATGATAAAATTTGATTACAAGAACACTCTTTCCCATCTGCCTACTGAGCCCGGCATTTATAAATATTTTAATGCGGATGGAGAAATCATATATGTGGGAAAAGCGAAGAACCTTAAGAACAGAATTAGTTCCTATTTCCATAATTATGATAGGGCAGATCGTAAAACCCGTAAGCTAGTAGAGAGTATTCATCATTTGGAATACACCATTGTTCCCACGGAATGGGATGCTCTGCTTTTGGAGAATAATCTAATCAAAGAACATCAACCTAAATACAATATACTTCTTCGTGATGATAAGACTTATCCCTATATCTGTGTTACCCACGAGCGTTTTCCTCGTGTAATCTTTACCAGAAGAATTGAAGATAGGAGTAGAGGTCGTATGTATGGGCCGTACGTCAGCGCTAAGCCCATGTATGCGCTTTTAGATATGTTCTCCCAGTTATATACCATTCGGACCTGTAAGTATCAATTGAGCAAGGAGAACGTAGAGGCAGGGAAGTTTAAAGTATGTTTGGAATATCATATTGGGAACTGTAAAGGGCCTTGTGAAGGCTTACAGTCGGAAGAAGAATACATGCACGAAATAGAGCAGGTGCACGACATTCTGAAAGGAAATTTAGGTCCGGCAAAAAGCTATTTTCAAGAAAGGATGGAAGCTGCTGCCGGCCGACTGGCCTTTGAAGAAGCTCATAAATTAAAGTCAAAATTGGAATTCCTGGAGAATTACCAAGCGAAAGCAACCGTAGTTACTCCTACCATTAAAGATGCTGATGTATTTACCATACAGTCAGATGAGACGGCAGCCTATGTGAACTATCTGAAGATCATGAATGGATCTATCATAAGTACACAAACCATGGAGGTGAAGAAGCGACTAAATGAGACAGATGAGGAGATCTTGAGTATCATCATGCTAGAACTACGAACCAAATATGAGAGTACCGCTAGAGAGATCATTTCTAATTTAGATCCGGATATAGATTTTAAAGCCACCATCACGGTGCCTCAAACCGGAGATAAGAAGAAGCTGGTAGAAATGTCACTCAGAAACGTGGTTTTCTATAGGCATGAGAAGGCGGAGAAAGAGGCTATAACTAAGTCCGGCAATGCAAATAAGCGAGATAGGGTATTGATCAAAATGAAGCAAGACCTGCATTTACCAAGTCTGCCTCGACATATAGAATGTTTTGATAACTCGAATATCCAGGGTACGAATCCTGTTTCTGCTATGGTTTGTTTTATCAATGGTCAACCTAGTCCAAAGAATTATAGGCATTATATCCCTCGTACGGTGGAAGGACCGGATGATTTCGCTACCATGCGTGAGGTGGTAGGGAGAAGATATACCCGCTTAGTGGAAAGCGGTAGTCCCTTACCAGATTTGATTATTGTGGACGGAGGTAAAGGTCAATTATCTGCTGCTTGTGAAGCATTGAAGAGTATTGGGATCTATGGTAAGGTGCCTATAATAGGTATTGCCAAAAGGTTGGAGGAGATCTATTTTCCGGAGGATTCTTTACCCATCTATATTGATAAGAAGTCTGAAACTCTACAGTTGATCCAGAGATGTAGAGATGAAGCACACCGCTTCGGTATAACCCACCACAGAAACAGGAGGTCAAAGAACTTCCTGATTTCAAGTTTAGAATCAGCTCCGGGAATAGGGAAGACTACAGCTACTAAGGTTTTGTCGCATTTCAAGACCATAGGAAATATCAAAGCTGCATCAGAAGAGGAATTGATCCAGGTGTTAGGTAAGGATAAGGCAAGAAGAGTACGAGAGTTTTTGGAAACTGAATCATAAAAAAAGCCGACCTGGTGGTCGGCTTCTGTTTTCTTATTTCGTCTTAGGACTTGGAACCACTTTGACAATTCTGCCGGGTCCTTCTAGAGATAAATATAAGAATCCGTCAGGTCCTTGTACTACGTCTCTTACTCTGCCTACGTCTTGTAAGATCTTCTCTTCTTTGGCTACACCGTTTTCAAAATAGATTCTTGAAACATGGTTTAGTGCTAATGCACCTGCGAAGAGGCTGCCTTTCCAACTTCCATATTTATCCGAAGTCAGATAGGTCAAGCCACAAGCACCAAGGGAAGGAGTCCATTGGAAGGTAGGTTCTGTATAACCTTCATGTTTTTTGCCTGAAATGTCTACTTCGTCATAATTAATACCATAGGAAACGAATGGCCAACCGTAATTTTCGCCCTTCTTAATCAAGTTAAGTTCGTCTCCGCCTCTTGGTCCGTGTTCACTTTCCCAAACCTCATCTGCTTCTGCATTGTAGGCTAAACCTTGCGGGTTTCTGTGTCCATAAGAGTAAATGGAAGTAGGTTCTGTGTTACCAGGTAATACAGGATTATCTGAAGGGATTTTACCATCATCATGTAGTCTATGAACTTTACCCCAAAGTTCTTTTACGTTCTGTGCATTTTTGTTAGGTGAATCTTTTCCTCCGCGACTAGTTTTTCCTCCTTCACCTACACTCCAGAACAGATATCCATGTTTGTCAAAAAGAATTCTACTTCCGTTGTGGCCTTTCCATTCATTAGTAGCGGAAGTGCTTAGAAGTTTTTCAACATTGGCTAATGCATTATTCTCAATCTTAAAGCGAATCAAATTCATTCTAGCAGCTTTACCTACGTTTTCTAGGTATGCGGTGTATATCCAACCATTATTGGCAAAGTCAGGGTGAAGCGCAATGTCTAGAAGGCCACCTTGAGATTCGTAAGCTACTTTAGGTACACCTGCCAGTTCCGTCACTTTTCCATCTTTAAAGATGCCTATTTTTCCGGATCTTTCAGTGAAAATGATTCCGCCGTCAGGAAGGAATTCAAATCCCCAGATGGCGCCTCTATCACCAAGAACCAGTTCTGTGCTTAGCTCAAAGTTGTCTGATACAACTTCTTGTTCTTCTTCTGTTTTGGCTGTGGATTCTGAACATGAAGCGAGTGCTAACACGCACCATAGTAATGAGAATATTCTTTTCATTTTGCTAGATTAGATATTATTAGAGTGGTAAAGATAGAAGAATTATAGAATTTATAGACTTTTTAGATGTAAAAAGCATTTAAGTCTTTGATAATTAAAATATTATTTGTAACTTAATATAAGGATCCTATTTAGATCTTTGTAGACTATGGGTGTCTGAATTATAATGTATTCCTTTATTACATAGAGCAAAAAAAATGCCCTCTAGGATTAGAGGGCATTCTATTTGTGTGCCCAGCATGTGCAATAACTCTAGGGTGTAAGTCCCGAACACGCCTTTACAGTGGGAAGTGTTAGCTTATGACAAGGGTGTCCACCGTGAGGTGGAATCTGAAGGAAGTCTGAGGCAAAACCTCGATCCGACGAACAGAAACTACATACAAGGCCGCAAGTGTTGGGTGAGGCTGCAAAACAAGCCAAAGCCCTAAACTGTACGGAAACACTATGGTAAATGTAGCGGATATATGAGGTGAAAGTTATTGTTCTTACCTGGGGAGATCTGACTAAACTCTGTCAAAGGTATACGCGAATGCCCGCGAAGAAACATATAGCAGAATAATAATGCTAGTATGCTTTAGTCAGAAGTCAGCAGAGGACATAGTACCCTGCTTCTCTACTTTATACAGGGGAAGGTCTGAATGTTAGAATGGCAAAGGAACCATGAAGTTTATGACGAAGTGTTAAAAGCCGAACCACATAAGAGAACTGCTTGCATGAGGGTAGGTCGGAAACTGATAGTAAAATGCAAGAGGAGCTTAGCTGAGTCGTGCAACGAAGTGGACACAATGCCTGAGGTTTTTTTTTAGTAATACTATGTTGGAAGAGATATTACACATCCGAAATGTCAAACACGCAGTTGATCGTGTCATCTCTAATGGAGGTGCTAGCGGAGTTGATGGTATGCAGATCGATAATCTTCGTGACTACCTTAACACGCACTGGCAATCCCTGCGATCGGATATTCTCTCTGGCACTTACCGCCCACAAGCTGTTCGGAAAGTAGAGATTCCCAAAGCAAGTGGCGGCAAGCGTATGCTGGGTATCCCAACGGTCATCGACCGTGTTATTCAGCAAAGCATTTCCCAATGGCTTGGGTTAAAGTATGAGGGTGATTTTCACGATAACAGCTACGGCTTCCGTCCGAATCGTAATGCTCATCAGGCCGTCATTAAAGCGCAAGAGTATCTGAACTTGGGCTACACGTGGGTCGTTGAACTTGATTTGGAACAATTCTTCGATCAAGTGAACCACGACATACTGATGCATCTTTTGAGCAAGAAGATTACGGATCGTCGAGTCCTAGCGCTGATCGGGAAATACCTTCGTTGTGGGATTATGGATCATGGTCTTGAACAAAAGCGAACCAAGGGCACACCACAGGGCAGTCCTTTAAGTCCACTTTTGTCAAACATCATCCTGAACGAACTGGATACGGAACTCAGCTCCCGTGGACATCGATTTGTACGTTATGCGGATGACTGTAGTATCTACGCGAAGAGCAATAAATCCGCCACTCGTATTATGCGCAACATCACCAGTTACATCGAATCTACACTAAAACTGAAAGTGAACCGTGAAAAGAGTA harbors:
- the ltrA gene encoding group II intron reverse transcriptase/maturase, whose product is MLEEILHIRNVKHAVDRVISNGGASGVDGMQIDNLRDYLNTHWQSLRSDILSGTYRPQAVRKVEIPKASGGKRMLGIPTVIDRVIQQSISQWLGLKYEGDFHDNSYGFRPNRNAHQAVIKAQEYLNLGYTWVVELDLEQFFDQVNHDILMHLLSKKITDRRVLALIGKYLRCGIMDHGLEQKRTKGTPQGSPLSPLLSNIILNELDTELSSRGHRFVRYADDCSIYAKSNKSATRIMRNITSYIESTLKLKVNREKSKVSKPSQSSLLGFSFFKTQGDWQIRISAKSIERIREKLRQNTRRNTATPMHERLTKLRQIIHGWVDYFRIATNKKVMVTLDELVRRRLRVLLWKQWKTAGNRIRNLMKLGAKRWLAYQHANTRKSYTRTGTSPIVQTTLTNSYFTKLGYEGFADYYYWRTTHQTTLF
- the fsa gene encoding fructose-6-phosphate aldolase; its protein translation is MKFFIDTASLSEIKEAQDLGILDGVTTNPSLMAKEGITGEENIKNHYKEICNIVSGDVSAEVISTDYEGMIREGQELVKLHEQIVVKIPMTKDGVKAIKYFSERGIKTNCTLVFSAGQALLAAKAGATYVSPFIGRLDDISTEGLILIEDIRTIYDNYGFATEILAASVRTPMHILNCAKIGADVMTGPLSAILALLNHPLTDIGLAKFLADYAKGNK
- a CDS encoding PQQ-dependent sugar dehydrogenase, which gives rise to MKRIFSLLWCVLALASCSESTAKTEEEQEVVSDNFELSTELVLGDRGAIWGFEFLPDGGIIFTERSGKIGIFKDGKVTELAGVPKVAYESQGGLLDIALHPDFANNGWIYTAYLENVGKAARMNLIRFKIENNALANVEKLLSTSATNEWKGHNGSRILFDKHGYLFWSVGEGGKTSRGGKDSPNKNAQNVKELWGKVHRLHDDGKIPSDNPVLPGNTEPTSIYSYGHRNPQGLAYNAEADEVWESEHGPRGGDELNLIKKGENYGWPFVSYGINYDEVDISGKKHEGYTEPTFQWTPSLGACGLTYLTSDKYGSWKGSLFAGALALNHVSRIYFENGVAKEEKILQDVGRVRDVVQGPDGFLYLSLEGPGRIVKVVPSPKTK
- the uvrC gene encoding excinuclease ABC subunit UvrC, with amino-acid sequence MIKFDYKNTLSHLPTEPGIYKYFNADGEIIYVGKAKNLKNRISSYFHNYDRADRKTRKLVESIHHLEYTIVPTEWDALLLENNLIKEHQPKYNILLRDDKTYPYICVTHERFPRVIFTRRIEDRSRGRMYGPYVSAKPMYALLDMFSQLYTIRTCKYQLSKENVEAGKFKVCLEYHIGNCKGPCEGLQSEEEYMHEIEQVHDILKGNLGPAKSYFQERMEAAAGRLAFEEAHKLKSKLEFLENYQAKATVVTPTIKDADVFTIQSDETAAYVNYLKIMNGSIISTQTMEVKKRLNETDEEILSIIMLELRTKYESTAREIISNLDPDIDFKATITVPQTGDKKKLVEMSLRNVVFYRHEKAEKEAITKSGNANKRDRVLIKMKQDLHLPSLPRHIECFDNSNIQGTNPVSAMVCFINGQPSPKNYRHYIPRTVEGPDDFATMREVVGRRYTRLVESGSPLPDLIIVDGGKGQLSAACEALKSIGIYGKVPIIGIAKRLEEIYFPEDSLPIYIDKKSETLQLIQRCRDEAHRFGITHHRNRRSKNFLISSLESAPGIGKTTATKVLSHFKTIGNIKAASEEELIQVLGKDKARRVREFLETES